TTGGCCACATTTTgttgtaatatagaggttttcctctttcagaggtacaaagtgtaatgaccagaccaaaatttttgtccttattatggactttttttttctattgtgaccttaatttggggagtttgttaagagaggttccactgtaattatgAAGAATGCATAATCTATAGATTCTTATAAGCTGTTGAGGTTTGGATCACAATAACTCTATCTCATACTTTCCTTCCCCATTCTATCTATTAAAAGCAGCATTTTAGATTAGTCAGGTATACAATCACTTTAGGTGAATAATTTCTGACAGAGATATCCAAATCAACTATCAACGTCAACCTAAAGTCCCATCAGAATGGTATGCACATTCCGTATTAATTCTGTTGAGAATCAATCTAAATACATAATATGCATTCCAGCTGGTTCTTAAGGTAAGTGCATTACACCACTACTCTACCACCTGATACCATGAAGTTAATATTTCCTTGATTCGAATTACAAGGTGTACTTGTATTCTATTTGTAACCAATGAAATGCTAATGAAAGTCCAACACAATTATTACACTATGCAGTGACCAtagacagggccgcccagagaaattaaggggcccagggcaaagagttaaagtggggccccagaggcaaggaggtttccattctgaatcacaacttcacccaagttataagttgaaaaccaaaaaaaaaaaaaaaaaagtcacaacctcTTGACAATgacatatctccttatctatatagcttgttacactgctcctctgaagagtactgtgactgctctattagagtatttatatctgactgctctattagagtatatcgatcttttaaacaggtattcaaggggcccttcatgggacCTCCTGGGGTCCTTTTCAGGTCGGGtccagggcaaaatgccccagttccccccccctgtgggcggccatAGAAGTGTAAACTACAGCTGTCTATAAAAAGCTGTGCTTTGTAGAGTGGTGTATTGTACTGCACTATTTTATTGAAGCTGCAACATGTTGGTTATTGGAGTATTTGTACTACTGGGAATGACTTCTTTTCCTGCTGGAGTGTGTGCAACCAAGAAGGTGAGCTTGATTATCTGTTATTGGCACATAGTTGGaccacactgtaaaaaatgaagtgtgccaGTCACACTGCAAAAGTGTGTCTATTACGACATTTATTGGTGTGTCAGACACACTTCATTGTTTACAGTACAAAGTTGATGAGGTTATATTAGACTTTTATATACCACTTCTGTTGatatgttatatatatatatatatatatatatatatatatatatatatatatatctacacaaaaacagacaagctatcaaaaagggtgcagcctttgATAGCCtaagtgaaaaaagttgtgaaatcaaaggtggtggcaaaGAAATGtataaattttaatattggCTATGTGCATTATTAACATTATTTTATTAGCATCATTGGAAATGGCTTCCACTTTtaatttcacaaccttttcttCCAGGCtattgaaggccgcacccttttttaacAGCCGTTTCTTTGTACTTTGTTATTGCACTTGCTGTAGTTGATTTGTATGaatttttgctgttagcactgCATGTTGCCCTAGAGATGCACCCTTGTACAGCATTATAGTTGGCGTAATCCTTgaataaaattattaatcatGTGTATAACTTTTGCAATTAGGTGTGTATAAAAGAAACCATTTTACCCTACTATCAACTGATGACACCTCAATGGATACAAGGTTATGCTACCATTAGTGgaccatatgaagtttttccaCAGTATTTTGAGATCCTTAATACTACTGGAGATTGGTATCAAAATCATCTGCAAGTTCAGCTGGTACCTCCCGGAATCCTAAAAGCTGGTGACAGTGTTACTGTAACAATGATTATTGCCTTGGATACTGAACTGGCTGATAGTCAAGATCATGACATTGCATTTGGTATAAGTGATAACACATCTTTTGTTGGGTTTACACAATTTGATAGAGCTGTTGACCTTGGGGTATCACCATGTCGCAGTATAGAGGGAGACCGGGACAATGGAATTCTTCAAAATAGGGTTATATTAAATGGTCCTTTAGTAGCATCAAGTATGTTTTCTAGTGAGACCAAATTACAAATCAGACCAGCTGAACAATGGGGATCCTGCCACACAGAACACGATGAAGGATACACTAATATTGCTAATTATCAACGTATTCTAGATCTCAGCAATGGTTTGTTTCTTGAGATGTATAGGAATCAGCCTCACGAAGTATATCGCATCAAGTACATTGCAACAGATGTTGAACTGGATTAACAAAAACTATATCATTGTGCAatgattattttgtaattttggtcatgtatgcatgtataggcTATAGGATGTCATGCACAGAAGTTGAACATACATAACTATTGAGTATGGTATTATTACAGGATTGCGTTTTATCTTAAAAGAACTGTAAATAGTACTGCACAGATGTCACAGAccctagctactataaagttgTAGACAGTTAGGGTTACAAAAACATGATCCTCTGCAGAAATTATGATTATACAGAACATATATATGCAAGCAAGATGCACAACACTTATGAGTACATCCAACTCAATAAACTTATTTCATAAAACTTATTTCACTTCgtgatctgagtgatgggaGTGATCTAAGTGATCGGTTAATAAACTTAAATCTTAGAATAATTCTTCTATTTTGCATGGATCAATTTTTGGCAGAGTGGTCTTCTTCTCATGTATACTCTTCAAGCAACCAAGTACACTTGGCATTAAAATCAGTCAAGAATATCTGTCTATTAACACAATAGAAATATTTATGAACAGCTGTTTCACAGATCTGTATAACACAAATGAATTCCCAAGCTTCCTTGTCATATCTGAGTGCATTAACATACGGactactgttctattagtgcaACTTGTAATGTTACACAATTACAGAATACCTCATAGTTATGCTGCATACAACCTTAAGTGATCATATGCATTTTACCTATTCAAACACCAGATACCTAGTCCCATAGATATGTAGATAGGGTTTACAATGATTGCCAAGAGACAAGTTAGTTGTCACTGCATGTAAATGCAGTAATTACTGTCCAGCATACTTGAAGGTGCATGGTGGTTAGAAATTATCACTGTAAAAGTCACTGCAAATCAAGCCATATGTCCACCAAAAGAAAATTAATTgctgcatcatgtgatcaaaatgATTGTTGTATGTGTTAAGGTCCATGACCTTGCAATAAGAAAATTCTGCTTTGTGAAGTTTATTATATTAAGGAAGACATTCACTAAAGCATGAAGACATGTAGCTAGTTTTGCTCTTTATGCAAGCAAAATGTGGATATGAAATGTACAGTCAACAAAGTCACATGCAAATTCAGAAAATTTGGATGCAAATAAAAAATACATGGAGATCTAAAGTAGCACAGTTGATGGACTGTGGGAATATATATTTAGGAAGGAGCCCTTTAAACATGTATAATGCActcactataattatgttggctacttttgttttgtttattgACATTTTGTAGTTACATACCTTAGCAGTTAATCAGTTCCCCAACAGGAACTGTTCTCTTCCTTTGAATGCTCAACAATTAGCTATGTATAAATTTGACAATGAAGAATATGTTACCAacttaatataattatattatgtttAAACCATGCAGGAGCAATAAATTTATGTACCAAGTACATGCAACTGTATGATTAGATGTGTAGTAAAGTCATTTGAATTCTATTTACACTTGTATCTATGTATATTCAATACATTTCTAGTCTGCTAAGCGGTTTGCAAACCTCACGCTTGGTACAAGAGTACAAGAAGCATAGCTACACTATGTAATGGAAAGTTTTGTTGTTAGAGaatactttggcatgcacaacTATATGTATGGTGTTATAAAATCAGTGATTATGCATGAGGTTAAATatacatataccactttcatACCTCACTTCAAAGTATAAATGCCATGCATATAGCACTGCACTCAGAAATGTattaacgagaaatggaggtaACATATGAAAATATAACGGGCATATTTTGGTATATAAAACCTCCACTTCTCAATAATGttcccagaaatcatcagagTGGCCCAACTGTTAGTGCATATAAATATAAccgtgttacaactactacatgcaCATATGCATATTTCTCCAAATGTAGAAGATGATTGATTCATTCTATAATTTGTCATCATTCAAATGCCAAGCACTATATACTACTGATCAGAAAAGAACATATACTAAACAAAATTTACTGGAATTGCTTACAATGCTTAACTGTGTGTTTCAGATGCATTGTGGCAATTGTAAACCAACTATAGCCACTTATACATATAGTTCTTGAACTATGCACGTGGAGATTTCTTGTGAACTGAAGTTCAATGTATGCAGTGACCTACACATGTGGTAGTTACAAGCCATTTGTGTAGTATAACAATATACTGTCATTTAGTGCAGTCTTACTACAGATACTACAGAATTGAGAAAGTCACTGATGACACATTCTATAAAGATAAACATATGACTGACTGGCATATAGTGACTGCTGACATACCCGGCTACTTCAATGAGTATGCATGTAGTTGTTGTATAGCATTCACCCATTTCTTGTTCCCTTATTTTACTAGATATACCTATGCTGCATTTGGTAGGATTTACTGTAACAACAGAAGTATTAAACATTGTTATATCAAGGTGTATTACATGTAAACTTttaatttttgtcttttaggttCATGGTTTTTCATTATGAATGATAGATATTTTTTAACAACACCTGGGGCAATATCTCCATGAGGAGACTTGTAATATACAAGTGAAattaatatgtagctatgtcCGTGTCTTAAATTCACATGTCAGGTTTAAAGTTAGCCACTGTGGCTTCATGATAAATTACCATTCAAATCAGTCTGTAACTTGAAACTGTCTGGCATTACATGCACTATGCCTGTGGTGTTGCTGTACTATCTAGCGGAATTTCATATGTGTACATATTTAGTCAGCCATTCACAAATATCAGAGTTAGCACACATCACTGTGCAAGTCTATGTAGCTGTAGAGCTAACTGTATTTTGAGATGATGTAGTTCTAGTAAGCAGAGCTTAGACTGTGATTACAAGGCCTCCAGTCCTGTATGGCTTAAATTAGCTACACTACTACATATATGGCTTACAAATAATGAAATTAAGACTGTTGTCTGTATTGTCCTTTAATGTACTTGGCTGTGTATTTGAGTTAGTGCAATAACATGTTAGAAACTTGTGGCCAGATTAACTTGTAAGGTTCTAAAAGCATTCTTACAGTATGTATGGTTCATTATATTACAGGTTTCTATATGGAATTTGTAGATAGCTAATTTATACACAAAGTTTTGGGTTTCTTAACCTTGATAATCATGTTTATGAATATACTTGGTTGCTTAGTAAAGTTAGTGCAATAAACATTTGGCCATATTAGTTTGTGAGATTCAGAAGGAAATTTTTAGAGACTCTCTTCACTGCTGTTAACAGATTAAGTCATATACCAACTTTTAAATTACTTAACCTTAATTGTCATGTTTAGTTTTAGTCTGAGGTACTTTACTGTTCTAGAAAACAGCACATACGTTTGTCTTAACTAAATATGTCAGTCAACCGAGACTAACATAACTAGACTAATTTAATGCTATCATTCCTGTACTTGTGTGAGTGTTGTGATCTGTTACACAATGGGcaatatacacccaaagcaaaAAACCGAAATTGCAAAATACACAACTCAATTTTAATTAAATGAAAAGTTTGTAACTTTGTATATGTAAAATCTCTTCAAGTCATAAACCTTA
The nucleotide sequence above comes from Dysidea avara chromosome 3, odDysAvar1.4, whole genome shotgun sequence. Encoded proteins:
- the LOC136249394 gene encoding uncharacterized protein: MLVIGVFVLLGMTSFPAGVCATKKVCIKETILPYYQLMTPQWIQGYATISGPYEVFPQYFEILNTTGDWYQNHLQVQLVPPGILKAGDSVTVTMIIALDTELADSQDHDIAFGISDNTSFVGFTQFDRAVDLGVSPCRSIEGDRDNGILQNRVILNGPLVASSMFSSETKLQIRPAEQWGSCHTEHDEGYTNIANYQRILDLSNGLFLEMYRNQPHEVYRIKYIATDVELD